From the genome of Streptomyces sp. NBC_01317, one region includes:
- a CDS encoding CARDB domain-containing protein — translation MKRTQLSRRWITGLVTAGLIAFGLIPLSGATTATAADRPNVAAGRTASASGSEGSHPAANVTDGNQQTYWEGPNNGFPGWVQVDLGSAVAVDQVVLKLPTTWEARTQAVAVQGSTNGTSFSTLSASAARAFSPASANSVTIDFTSASVRYVRVNITGNTGWPAAQVSELAVYGPAATDPGPGPDPGTGTDLARGKAVEANSSVFSFVAANANDNNLATYWESNGHPSNLTVKLGADADLSSVVVKLNPDSAWGPRTQSIQVLGRAYTAAGFTSLKARADYAFNPATNQNSVTIPVTGRVADLQLQIFGNTGAGGGQVAEIQVIGVPAPNPDLTVTALAWTPAAPVETDTTTVNATVRNVGTAASPATTVNVSVGGAVAGSAPVGALAVGASATVPVAIGKRAEGSYRVTAVVDPTDTVVEQDNNNNSFAATAQLVVGQAPGPDLQVLSIDSTPANPAVGAPVQFTVAVKNRGTTASGATTVTRVAVGSTTLNTNTPSIAAGATTNVSVNGTWTATSGGATLVATADATNVVTETNETNNAFSRSIVVGRGAAVPYTEYEAEAGRYQGTLLETDAERTFGHTNFATESSGRKSVRLNSTGQFVEFTSTVPTNSIVVRNSIPDAANGGGIEATIGLYVNDTFVRKLTFSSKHSWLYGDTDGPEALTNTPQADARRLFDESNALLSTTYPAGTKFKLQRDASDTASFYIIDLIDLEQVAPPTSKPAECTSITAYGAVPDDGIDDTAAIQRAVTDNQTDVIDCVWIPVGQWRQEKKILTDDPLNRGQYNQVGISNVTIRGAGMWHSQLYTLTEPHLAVGSINHPHEGNFGFDIDNNTQISDIAIFGSGRIRGGPGGAEGGVALNGRFGKNTKIANVWIEHANVGVWVGRDYDNIPDLWGPADGLELTGMRIRDTYADGINFTNGTRNSKVFNSSFRTTGDDSLAVWANRYVKDTSVDVAHDNQFINNTIQLPWRATGIAVYGGYGNKIENNLVYDTANYPGIMLATDHDPLPFTGQTLIANNGLYRTGGAFWNEDQEFGAITLFAQSRDIPGVTIRDTDIYDSTFDGIQFKTGGGTMPGVVINNVKIDKSNNGAGILAMSGARGSATLTNVTITNSADGNIVTQPGSQFVITGGTTAARAWGRANQ, via the coding sequence ATGAAACGAACGCAGCTCAGCAGACGGTGGATCACCGGCCTGGTCACGGCCGGCCTGATCGCCTTCGGGCTCATACCTCTCTCCGGTGCCACCACCGCCACCGCGGCCGACCGCCCCAACGTCGCCGCCGGCCGGACCGCCTCGGCGAGCGGGTCCGAGGGCAGCCACCCCGCCGCCAACGTCACCGACGGCAATCAGCAGACGTACTGGGAAGGGCCGAACAACGGCTTCCCGGGATGGGTCCAGGTCGACCTCGGCAGCGCCGTCGCCGTCGACCAGGTGGTCCTCAAACTGCCGACGACGTGGGAAGCGCGCACCCAGGCCGTCGCCGTACAGGGCAGTACCAACGGGACGAGCTTCAGCACCCTCTCGGCCTCGGCGGCCCGGGCGTTCTCCCCGGCCTCGGCCAACAGCGTCACCATCGACTTCACCTCGGCGAGCGTCCGGTACGTCCGGGTGAACATCACCGGGAACACCGGCTGGCCCGCCGCGCAGGTCTCCGAGCTGGCGGTGTACGGCCCGGCGGCCACCGACCCGGGTCCCGGCCCCGATCCCGGCACGGGCACCGACCTGGCGCGCGGCAAGGCGGTCGAGGCGAACTCGTCGGTCTTCTCGTTCGTCGCGGCCAACGCCAACGACAACAACCTCGCCACGTACTGGGAGTCCAACGGGCACCCGTCGAACCTGACCGTGAAGCTCGGCGCCGACGCCGACCTCAGCTCCGTCGTGGTCAAGCTCAACCCCGACTCCGCGTGGGGCCCCAGGACCCAGAGCATCCAGGTCCTCGGACGCGCCTACACCGCAGCCGGCTTCACGTCGCTCAAGGCGCGGGCCGACTACGCCTTCAACCCGGCGACGAACCAGAACTCGGTGACGATCCCGGTCACCGGCCGCGTCGCCGACCTCCAGCTCCAGATCTTCGGCAACACCGGCGCGGGCGGCGGCCAGGTCGCCGAGATCCAGGTCATCGGAGTCCCGGCACCCAACCCCGACCTGACCGTCACCGCGCTGGCGTGGACCCCCGCCGCACCGGTGGAGACCGACACGACCACGGTCAACGCGACCGTACGCAATGTGGGTACGGCCGCCTCCCCGGCGACCACCGTCAACGTCAGCGTCGGCGGAGCCGTCGCGGGCAGCGCCCCGGTCGGCGCGCTCGCCGTGGGCGCCTCGGCCACCGTCCCCGTCGCCATCGGCAAGCGCGCCGAGGGCAGTTACCGGGTGACCGCCGTGGTGGACCCGACCGATACGGTCGTCGAGCAGGACAACAACAACAACAGCTTCGCCGCGACGGCGCAGCTGGTCGTCGGCCAGGCCCCGGGCCCCGACCTCCAGGTGCTCAGCATCGACTCCACCCCGGCCAACCCGGCCGTCGGAGCACCGGTGCAGTTCACCGTGGCGGTGAAGAACCGCGGCACCACCGCGTCGGGCGCCACCACGGTCACCCGCGTCGCGGTCGGCAGCACGACCCTCAACACCAACACCCCGTCGATCGCCGCCGGCGCCACCACCAACGTGAGCGTCAACGGCACCTGGACCGCCACCAGCGGCGGCGCGACCCTCGTCGCCACCGCCGACGCCACCAACGTCGTCACGGAGACGAACGAGACCAACAACGCGTTCTCCCGTTCGATCGTGGTCGGGCGCGGCGCGGCGGTCCCGTACACCGAGTACGAGGCCGAAGCCGGCCGGTACCAGGGCACGTTGCTGGAGACCGACGCCGAACGCACCTTCGGGCACACGAACTTCGCCACCGAGTCCTCGGGGCGCAAGTCGGTACGGCTCAACAGCACCGGCCAGTTCGTGGAGTTCACCTCCACCGTGCCGACCAACTCGATCGTGGTCCGCAACTCCATCCCCGACGCGGCGAACGGCGGCGGCATCGAGGCCACCATCGGCCTCTACGTCAACGACACCTTCGTCAGGAAGCTCACCTTCTCCTCGAAGCACAGCTGGCTGTACGGGGACACGGACGGCCCCGAGGCCCTGACCAACACCCCGCAGGCCGACGCCCGGCGGCTCTTCGACGAGTCGAACGCGCTGCTGTCCACGACGTATCCGGCGGGCACCAAGTTCAAGCTCCAGCGGGACGCGAGCGACACGGCGTCCTTCTACATCATCGACCTGATCGACCTGGAGCAGGTCGCGCCGCCGACGAGCAAGCCGGCGGAATGCACCTCGATCACGGCGTACGGCGCGGTGCCCGACGACGGCATCGACGACACGGCCGCCATCCAGCGGGCGGTGACGGACAACCAGACCGACGTCATCGACTGCGTGTGGATCCCGGTGGGCCAGTGGCGCCAGGAGAAGAAGATCCTGACCGACGACCCGCTGAACCGCGGCCAGTACAACCAGGTCGGCATCAGCAACGTCACCATCCGCGGCGCGGGCATGTGGCACTCCCAGCTCTACACCCTGACCGAGCCGCACCTGGCGGTGGGCAGCATCAACCACCCGCACGAGGGCAACTTCGGCTTCGACATCGACAACAACACCCAGATCTCCGACATCGCGATCTTCGGATCGGGCCGGATCCGCGGCGGCCCCGGCGGCGCCGAGGGCGGAGTCGCCCTGAACGGCCGCTTCGGCAAGAACACCAAGATCGCCAACGTCTGGATCGAGCACGCCAACGTCGGTGTCTGGGTCGGCCGTGACTACGACAACATCCCGGACCTGTGGGGCCCCGCCGACGGGCTGGAACTCACCGGCATGCGCATCCGCGACACCTACGCCGACGGGATCAACTTCACCAACGGCACGCGGAACTCCAAGGTGTTCAACTCCTCGTTCCGCACCACCGGCGACGACTCCCTGGCGGTCTGGGCCAACCGGTACGTCAAGGACACCTCGGTGGACGTCGCGCACGACAACCAGTTCATCAACAACACGATTCAACTGCCCTGGCGGGCCACGGGCATCGCCGTCTACGGCGGCTACGGCAACAAGATCGAGAACAACCTCGTGTACGACACCGCCAACTACCCCGGCATCATGCTGGCGACCGACCACGACCCCCTGCCCTTCACCGGCCAGACCCTGATCGCCAACAACGGCCTGTACCGCACCGGCGGCGCCTTCTGGAACGAGGACCAGGAGTTCGGCGCCATCACGCTCTTCGCCCAGAGCAGGGACATCCCCGGCGTCACGATCCGGGACACCGACATCTACGACTCGACCTTCGACGGCATCCAGTTCAAGACGGGTGGCGGCACCATGCCCGGTGTCGTGATCAACAACGTCAAGATCGACAAATCCAACAACGGCGCCGGCATCCTCGCCATGAGCGGGGCCCGAGGCAGCGCGACCCTCACGAACGTGACCATCACCAACTCGGCCGACGGCAACATCGTCACCCAACCGGGCTCCCAGTTCGTCATCACGGGCGGCACCACCGCGGCCCGGGCCTGGGGCCGCGCGAACCAGTAA
- a CDS encoding M20/M25/M40 family metallo-hydrolase codes for MGGVSGGPPATTVGVSSVSESSSGTTVSGEDEVVDLCRDLIRIDTSNYGDHSGPGERAAAEYVAEKLAEVGLEPKIFESHPGRASTVARIEGEDPSRPALLIHGHTDVVPANADDWTHHPFSGEVADGCVWGRGAVDMKDMDAMTLAVVRDRLRSGRKPPRDIVLAFLADEEAGGTYGARFLVDKHPDLFEGVTEAISEVGGFSYTVNENLRLYLVETAEKGINWMRLTVEGTAGHGSMISKDNAVTELCEAVARLGRHKWPVRVTKSVRSFLDELSDAFGFTVDPDDMEATLVRLGGIAKMIGATLNNSAAPTMLNAGYKVNVIPGEAVAHVDGRFLPGYEEEFLSEVDRLLGPRVKRETVKRDKALETSFDGALVEAMQNALVAEDPIARAVPYMLSGGTDAKSFDDLGIRGFGFAPLKLPPELDFAGMFHGVDERVPVDGLQFGVRVLDRFIDNS; via the coding sequence ATGGGGGGAGTATCAGGAGGACCACCAGCAACGACCGTGGGAGTGAGCAGCGTGAGCGAGTCGAGCTCGGGCACAACCGTTTCGGGCGAGGACGAGGTCGTCGACCTCTGCCGTGACCTCATCCGGATCGACACCAGCAACTACGGCGACCACTCGGGACCGGGGGAGCGGGCCGCCGCCGAGTACGTCGCGGAGAAGCTCGCCGAGGTGGGCCTCGAACCGAAGATCTTCGAGTCGCACCCCGGCCGCGCCTCCACGGTCGCCCGGATCGAGGGCGAGGACCCCTCCCGGCCCGCCCTGCTCATCCATGGGCACACCGACGTGGTCCCCGCCAACGCCGACGACTGGACGCACCACCCGTTCTCCGGCGAGGTGGCGGACGGCTGTGTCTGGGGCCGGGGCGCCGTCGACATGAAGGACATGGACGCGATGACCCTCGCGGTCGTACGGGACCGGCTGCGCAGCGGCCGCAAGCCCCCGCGCGACATCGTGCTGGCCTTCCTCGCCGACGAGGAGGCGGGTGGTACGTACGGGGCGCGCTTCCTGGTCGACAAGCACCCGGACCTCTTCGAGGGGGTCACCGAGGCGATCAGCGAGGTCGGCGGCTTCTCGTACACCGTCAACGAGAATCTGCGGCTCTACCTGGTCGAGACGGCGGAGAAGGGCATCAACTGGATGCGCCTGACCGTCGAGGGCACCGCCGGCCACGGCTCGATGATCAGCAAGGACAACGCGGTCACGGAGCTGTGCGAGGCCGTCGCCCGGCTCGGCCGGCACAAGTGGCCGGTGCGGGTGACCAAGTCCGTACGGTCCTTCCTGGACGAGCTGTCCGACGCCTTCGGCTTCACGGTCGACCCCGACGACATGGAGGCCACGCTCGTCCGCCTCGGCGGCATCGCCAAGATGATCGGCGCCACCCTCAACAACTCCGCCGCCCCCACCATGCTCAACGCCGGGTACAAGGTGAACGTGATCCCCGGCGAGGCGGTGGCGCATGTGGACGGACGCTTCCTGCCCGGGTACGAGGAGGAGTTCCTCTCCGAGGTCGACCGGCTCCTCGGCCCCCGGGTGAAGCGGGAGACCGTCAAGCGGGACAAGGCGCTGGAGACCAGCTTCGACGGCGCGCTGGTGGAGGCGATGCAGAACGCCCTCGTCGCCGAGGACCCGATCGCGCGGGCCGTCCCGTACATGCTCTCGGGCGGCACGGACGCCAAGTCCTTCGACGACCTGGGCATCCGCGGCTTCGGCTTCGCCCCCCTCAAGCTGCCGCCGGAGCTGGACTTCGCCGGCATGTTCCACGGGGTGGACGAGCGGGTGCCGGTCGACGGCCTCCAGTTCGGGGTGCGCGTACTCGACCGGTTCATCGACAACAGCTGA
- a CDS encoding chaplin — translation MRQVTRKGLITVAAAGGVIALGGGYAHADSGARGAAANSPGVLSGNNVQVPVHIPVNACGNTVNVVGVLNPAFGNKCANVSDHGHGGKGGNSGHGTGGSHGTPPRGGSHGDGYGGDGPDTAPPRGGAHGSGSNGGSHAGGGTGGSPGIGSGNTVEIPIDIPVNACGNTVSVIGLLNPAFGNDCENASPVPATPGPAKPVQPTAPTPPVTRTVPPTPSVPNAPEPQVAAPPVHTDELAHTGAGGLGTAIPVGAGLLLAGGVLYRRARSRSRTAA, via the coding sequence ATGAGACAGGTCACGCGCAAAGGCCTGATCACCGTGGCGGCCGCGGGCGGCGTCATCGCCCTCGGCGGCGGTTACGCGCACGCCGACTCGGGAGCCCGGGGGGCCGCGGCGAATTCGCCGGGCGTCCTGTCCGGGAACAACGTCCAGGTCCCGGTGCACATCCCGGTCAACGCGTGCGGGAACACCGTGAACGTCGTCGGTGTGCTCAATCCGGCGTTCGGCAACAAGTGCGCCAACGTCTCGGACCACGGTCACGGCGGCAAGGGCGGCAACAGCGGCCACGGTACGGGCGGCTCCCACGGCACACCGCCGCGCGGCGGCTCGCACGGCGACGGCTACGGCGGCGACGGCCCGGACACCGCGCCGCCGCGCGGGGGCGCGCACGGCAGCGGATCGAACGGCGGTTCGCACGCCGGAGGCGGTACGGGCGGGTCGCCCGGCATCGGCTCGGGCAACACCGTCGAGATCCCGATCGACATCCCGGTGAACGCGTGCGGCAACACGGTCTCCGTGATCGGGCTGCTGAACCCCGCCTTCGGCAACGACTGCGAGAACGCCTCGCCGGTGCCCGCCACGCCGGGCCCGGCGAAGCCGGTGCAGCCGACCGCGCCCACCCCGCCGGTCACGCGCACGGTCCCGCCCACCCCGTCCGTCCCGAACGCGCCGGAGCCGCAGGTCGCCGCGCCGCCTGTCCACACCGACGAACTGGCCCACACCGGCGCCGGCGGGCTCGGCACGGCGATTCCGGTGGGTGCGGGGCTGCTGCTCGCGGGCGGCGTGCTCTACCGCCGCGCCCGTTCCCGGTCTCGTACCGCCGCGTAG
- a CDS encoding lysophospholipid acyltransferase family protein, with translation MISRLASHVVPVFGQLTVTADEGAEHLPVGIVAANHSSLADPAIVLAALQHLGTRPVVMATAGLWRIPLLGRVLAREGHIPVHRGDPRASQALDLAQEALEQGRHILIYAEGGLPDRKDAAEAAPGTFRSGLARLARHTGAPVIPVGQAGARRVVSGSVVKQFAGLATAPLRRPRLHVHVGSPLLLDGDGAFVTTRAHFAVTAAWKTAATHLGEPAALAA, from the coding sequence ATGATCAGCCGCCTCGCCAGTCACGTGGTCCCCGTCTTCGGACAGCTGACGGTCACCGCCGACGAAGGGGCCGAGCACCTCCCTGTCGGCATCGTCGCCGCCAACCACAGCTCACTCGCCGATCCGGCGATCGTCCTGGCCGCGCTGCAACACCTCGGAACCCGGCCCGTGGTCATGGCGACCGCCGGCCTCTGGCGCATACCTCTGCTCGGTCGTGTCCTCGCCCGTGAGGGCCACATCCCCGTCCACCGCGGCGACCCCCGCGCGTCCCAGGCGCTCGACCTCGCCCAGGAAGCACTGGAACAGGGCCGGCACATCCTCATCTACGCCGAGGGCGGGCTCCCCGACCGCAAGGACGCAGCCGAAGCCGCGCCGGGTACCTTCCGCAGCGGGCTCGCCCGGCTCGCCCGGCACACCGGCGCGCCCGTCATCCCGGTCGGCCAGGCCGGCGCGCGCCGCGTCGTCTCCGGCTCGGTCGTCAAGCAGTTCGCGGGCCTGGCCACCGCGCCGCTGCGGCGCCCCCGCCTTCACGTGCACGTCGGATCTCCGCTCCTGCTCGACGGCGACGGGGCGTTCGTCACCACCCGGGCCCACTTCGCCGTCACCGCGGCCTGGAAGACCGCGGCCACGCATCTGGGAGAACCCGCGGCACTGGCTGCCTGA
- a CDS encoding pentapeptide repeat-containing protein: MPQPRPEPSSSRPPWAHCGQGAGSERAFGCPGVRVAGRTACLAHLDDVDRGAYPAGLSPGDDIDHRGTTFTQPLLDALLTALRGSGTGHARFGDTLFDSAIFEDDVLFGAVVFEDDVRFRSAVFKGIALFDSATFKGRALFESVTFGSDVRFESATFTGDAGFESVIFTSDALFASAVFESDARFTGAAFERAAHLGPLTCAGLVTLSGAVFGGPVSLAFAARRLACRRTRWSSTAELRLRHTTVDFAHAVFEYPLTLAAELDPFVLSDGQQVGEETVFGAVRVTSLRGVDAAHLVLADVGLGECLFTGTVHLDQIRLEGTCSFATVPSRAHGRAGRFVRFTRRRVLAEEHHWRASRPAAAPGWDGAVPGAGHAGPAQLAPVYRALRKALEDSKNEPGAADFYYGEMEMRRHDRTGTTRAERGLLHGYWLLSGYGLRASRPWAGSPPPCSSPSCC, translated from the coding sequence ATGCCGCAGCCGCGCCCCGAACCGTCCTCAAGCCGGCCGCCCTGGGCGCACTGTGGCCAGGGCGCCGGTTCGGAAAGGGCGTTCGGCTGCCCCGGCGTCCGTGTTGCCGGCCGTACCGCGTGCCTGGCCCACCTGGATGACGTCGACCGCGGCGCCTATCCGGCCGGCCTGTCGCCCGGCGACGACATCGACCACCGTGGCACCACCTTCACCCAGCCCCTGCTCGATGCCCTCCTCACCGCTCTCCGCGGCTCCGGCACCGGGCATGCCCGATTCGGCGACACCTTGTTCGACTCGGCGATCTTCGAGGACGACGTCCTTTTCGGGGCGGTGGTCTTCGAGGACGACGTCCGGTTCAGGTCGGCGGTCTTCAAGGGCATCGCCCTGTTCGACTCGGCGACCTTCAAGGGGAGGGCCCTGTTCGAGTCGGTGACCTTCGGGAGCGACGTACGGTTCGAGTCGGCGACCTTCACGGGCGACGCCGGCTTCGAATCGGTGATCTTCACGAGCGATGCCCTGTTCGCGTCGGCGGTCTTCGAGAGCGACGCCAGGTTCACGGGGGCGGCCTTCGAGAGGGCCGCACACCTGGGGCCGTTGACCTGTGCCGGGCTGGTCACGTTGTCCGGGGCGGTGTTCGGCGGCCCGGTGAGCCTCGCGTTCGCCGCGCGCCGACTGGCGTGCCGGCGGACCCGCTGGTCGTCGACGGCTGAGCTGCGGCTGCGCCACACCACGGTGGACTTCGCCCATGCGGTCTTCGAGTATCCCCTCACCCTCGCGGCGGAGCTGGATCCGTTCGTGCTCTCCGACGGCCAACAGGTGGGGGAGGAAACGGTCTTCGGCGCGGTACGCGTCACCTCGCTGCGCGGCGTGGACGCGGCCCACCTGGTCCTCGCCGACGTCGGCCTCGGGGAGTGCCTGTTCACCGGTACGGTGCACCTCGACCAGATCCGCCTGGAAGGCACGTGCTCGTTCGCCACGGTCCCTTCCCGCGCGCACGGGCGAGCCGGGCGCTTCGTACGGTTCACCCGGCGCCGCGTACTCGCCGAAGAACACCACTGGCGTGCGAGCCGGCCGGCGGCCGCCCCGGGCTGGGACGGGGCCGTACCCGGCGCGGGACACGCCGGGCCGGCGCAGCTGGCACCGGTGTACCGGGCGCTGCGCAAGGCGTTGGAGGACAGCAAGAACGAACCGGGCGCCGCGGACTTCTACTACGGCGAGATGGAGATGCGCCGCCACGACCGCACCGGCACCACCCGCGCGGAACGCGGACTGTTGCACGGCTACTGGCTGCTCTCCGGATACGGCCTGCGCGCCTCGCGGCCCTGGGCTGGCTCGCCGCCGCCCTGCTCGTCACCCTCGTGCTGCTGA
- a CDS encoding helix-hairpin-helix domain-containing protein translates to MSTDRDTTTVEDTAPGAEAGAHGAGAGGPDAGETATDGAGAAEAGSESADAGDAGSDGGDAGDAGSDGADAEAVGGEGGAGGAEAAAVSEAAAELAAQRELRERIEQRKAEKEGPIAAGTKLSGQAADLLAAVRAVESGDKPDPALLRAVAAAPAPVAPGAAPAAPVAPAPVAPAPGTGPAPRAVVEGVRAVLAEGGAPEAFAGQVSAVLGEQAAGLLREDPWQLLSVPGVRPEQADGFARALLGAACGPGDERRAAALVGWLLERGALQGHTAVEASAVRTALAGHGVPDPDEAVRHAVSEGAVLVFQEGPEENEESEEDEAGGEEAGGGESAVDADGPERPVLLGLDRYALAEESLADGLARLVKTAPDASWEEAATAAGSPSAAELIRAVAGHGLVLHTGGEAARAEPVVLAGAARALGLRAVVATHSENGRARLGGGADGDAGEDAVTVAGLLAGAEGPGRDADGMFALDLLVVLDAPQLDVETATMLVESLPDGSRLVLSGDPGVLWSAGAGRVFGDLLAARVCPQIASRTPDPGPVGELVSGIGIGELNQVAAPGKEVVIVPVRDAGEAVHRTVQLVADSVPRAFGLAAGQTQVITVGHGGSAGTRALNTALKERLNPGPGRFGGFDPGDRIAYVPAPGRTLQGSVVSADAEGLHLECGGTAVVVPKDRVESAVRHGWALTAHQAAGMRWEAAVVVLPGDAAQGLSRPWVYTAFSRGDRHLSVVHGVDEALPRAVAGGVPRERVTRLRGLVETLLP, encoded by the coding sequence GTGAGTACGGACCGCGACACCACGACCGTGGAGGACACCGCGCCGGGGGCCGAGGCCGGGGCGCACGGGGCCGGGGCGGGTGGGCCCGATGCGGGTGAGACCGCTACGGACGGGGCCGGTGCGGCGGAAGCCGGTTCGGAGAGCGCCGATGCGGGTGACGCCGGTTCGGACGGGGGCGATGCGGGTGACGCCGGTTCGGACGGAGCCGATGCGGAAGCGGTCGGTGGGGAGGGGGGCGCCGGCGGTGCCGAGGCTGCCGCCGTGTCCGAGGCAGCCGCCGAGCTCGCCGCTCAGCGGGAGTTGCGGGAGCGGATCGAGCAGCGCAAGGCCGAGAAGGAAGGGCCCATCGCTGCCGGGACGAAGCTGAGCGGGCAGGCCGCCGATCTGCTCGCCGCCGTACGGGCCGTGGAGAGCGGCGACAAGCCCGACCCGGCCCTCCTGCGTGCCGTGGCCGCCGCCCCGGCCCCGGTGGCCCCTGGGGCCGCTCCAGCCGCTCCTGTCGCCCCCGCCCCGGTGGCCCCGGCGCCCGGGACCGGGCCGGCGCCGCGGGCCGTCGTGGAGGGCGTACGGGCCGTGCTCGCCGAGGGCGGGGCGCCGGAGGCGTTCGCGGGGCAGGTCTCGGCCGTCCTCGGGGAGCAGGCCGCCGGCCTCCTGCGCGAGGACCCGTGGCAGTTGCTGTCCGTGCCGGGGGTGCGGCCCGAGCAGGCGGACGGCTTCGCGCGGGCGCTGCTCGGCGCGGCCTGCGGCCCCGGCGACGAGCGGCGGGCCGCCGCGCTCGTCGGGTGGCTGCTGGAGCGCGGCGCGCTCCAGGGCCACACCGCGGTGGAGGCGTCGGCGGTGCGTACCGCCCTGGCCGGGCACGGTGTGCCGGATCCCGACGAGGCCGTGCGGCACGCCGTCTCCGAGGGCGCGGTCCTGGTGTTCCAGGAGGGTCCCGAGGAAAACGAAGAGAGCGAAGAGGACGAGGCGGGGGGCGAGGAGGCGGGCGGTGGCGAGAGCGCGGTAGACGCCGACGGGCCGGAGCGGCCCGTGCTCCTCGGACTCGACCGGTACGCCCTCGCGGAGGAGAGCCTGGCCGACGGGCTCGCGCGGCTCGTCAAGACCGCGCCGGACGCCTCCTGGGAGGAGGCCGCCACGGCCGCCGGTTCGCCGTCGGCCGCCGAGCTGATCCGGGCGGTCGCGGGCCATGGACTCGTCCTGCACACCGGCGGGGAGGCCGCGCGGGCCGAGCCCGTGGTCCTGGCCGGGGCGGCCCGCGCGCTCGGACTGCGCGCGGTGGTGGCGACCCACAGCGAGAACGGCCGGGCGAGGCTGGGCGGCGGCGCGGACGGGGACGCGGGTGAGGACGCCGTCACCGTCGCCGGGCTGCTCGCGGGCGCGGAGGGCCCGGGGCGGGACGCGGACGGCATGTTCGCCCTCGACCTGCTCGTCGTACTGGACGCGCCCCAGCTGGACGTGGAGACGGCCACGATGCTCGTGGAGTCCCTGCCCGACGGGAGCCGGCTGGTCCTCAGCGGGGACCCCGGGGTGCTCTGGTCGGCGGGCGCGGGCCGGGTGTTCGGCGATCTGCTCGCCGCGCGGGTGTGCCCGCAGATCGCGTCCCGTACGCCCGATCCCGGGCCCGTCGGTGAGCTGGTCTCCGGCATCGGCATCGGTGAGCTGAACCAGGTGGCGGCCCCCGGCAAGGAGGTCGTGATCGTGCCGGTACGGGACGCGGGCGAGGCGGTGCACCGTACGGTGCAGCTGGTCGCGGACTCGGTGCCGCGCGCGTTCGGCCTGGCGGCCGGGCAGACCCAGGTGATCACGGTGGGCCACGGCGGTTCGGCCGGGACCCGCGCGCTCAACACGGCGCTCAAGGAGCGGCTCAACCCCGGCCCCGGCCGGTTCGGGGGCTTCGACCCGGGCGACCGCATCGCCTACGTACCGGCACCCGGCAGGACGCTCCAGGGCTCCGTGGTCTCGGCCGACGCGGAGGGACTGCACCTGGAGTGCGGGGGCACGGCGGTGGTGGTCCCGAAGGACCGGGTGGAGTCGGCGGTACGGCACGGTTGGGCGCTCACGGCCCACCAGGCGGCCGGGATGCGGTGGGAGGCGGCGGTGGTGGTACTGCCCGGGGACGCGGCGCAGGGGCTGAGCCGTCCGTGGGTGTACACGGCGTTCAGCCGGGGCGACCGGCACTTGTCCGTGGTCCACGGGGTGGACGAGGCCTTGCCCCGGGCGGTGGCGGGGGGGGTGCCGCGGGAGCGGGTGACGCGGTTGCGGGGGCTGGTGGAGACGCTGCTGCCGTGA
- the chpH gene encoding chaplin ChpH, translating into MIKKIVAAAVATGGLVLAGAGMAVADSGAQGAAVGSPGVASGNVIQVPVHIPVNACGNTVSVIGLLNPAFGNTCINK; encoded by the coding sequence ATGATCAAGAAGATCGTCGCCGCTGCGGTTGCCACCGGTGGTCTGGTGCTCGCGGGTGCGGGCATGGCCGTCGCCGATTCCGGTGCCCAGGGTGCCGCTGTGGGCTCGCCGGGCGTGGCCTCGGGCAACGTCATCCAGGTGCCCGTCCACATCCCGGTGAACGCGTGCGGCAACACGGTCTCCGTGATCGGGCTGCTGAACCCCGCCTTCGGCAACACCTGCATCAACAAGTGA
- a CDS encoding DUF5703 family protein — translation MPEYEFVDVYVPRGVSRKEATRLLTDHAEYGHWELDRLSLHRDGSRRVRLRRRIIRQVRATW, via the coding sequence ATGCCGGAATACGAATTTGTCGACGTGTACGTGCCGCGCGGGGTCTCCCGCAAGGAAGCGACCCGTCTGCTGACCGACCACGCCGAGTACGGACACTGGGAATTGGACCGTCTGAGCCTGCATCGGGACGGCAGCCGCAGAGTGCGGCTGCGCCGGCGCATCATCCGACAGGTCCGCGCCACCTGGTGA